Proteins encoded by one window of Bradyrhizobium sp. B097:
- a CDS encoding HAMP domain-containing protein, producing the protein MRGGDFSVRMRGDYLGIDGKIADAFNEIAAANERMAQQLARVGQVVGREGQTRQRVNFGLASGAWADMESSVNTLIDDLLWPTREVTRAVAAVAQGDLLQTVQLDVEGRPLRGEFLQSANIVNTMIKQLSVFTSEVTRVAREVGTEGKLGGQAQVPEVTGVWKDLTESVNSMANNLTGQVRNIAEVTIAVANGDLSKKITVDVRGEILQLKEAINTMVDQLRSFASEVTRVAREVGTDGKLGGQAIVPGVAGTWKDLTDSVNAMCGNLTAQVRNIANVTTAVARGDLSRKITVDVSGEILELKDTINTMVDQLNSFASEVTRVAREVGTEGKLGGQAQVPGVAGTWKDLTDNVNFMASNLTAQVRNIADVATAIAGGDLSKKITVNVSGEILQLKETLNTMVDQLNAFASEVTRVAREVGTEGKLGGQANVLGVAGTWKDLTDNVNFMASNLTAQVRNIAGVTTAVANGDLSKKITVDVRGEILELKDTINTMVDQLNAFAGEVTRVAREVGTEGKLGGQAEVRGVAGTWKDLTDSVNSMASNLTAQVRNIAEVATAVAKGDLSKKITVNVSGEILQLKETLNTMVDQLNAFAGEVTRVAREVGTDGKLGGQAEVPGVAGTWKDLTDSVNSMAGNLTAQVRNIAEVATAIAGGDLSRKITVDVRGEILQLKETLNTMVDQLNRFAGEVTRVAREVGTDGSLGGQANVPGVAGTWKDLTDSVNSMAGNLTAQVRNIAEVTTAVARGDLSRKITVDVKGEILELKNTINTMVDQLNGFAGEVTRVAREVGTEGKLGGQAEVPGVAGTWKDLTDNVNFMASNLTAQVRNIAEVATAIAGGDLSKKITVDVRGEILLLKDTLNTMVEQLRSFAAEVTRVAREVGTEGRLGGQAVVPGVGGTWKDLTDNVNLLAANLTTQVRNIAEVTTAVARGDLSRKITVDVKGEILELKNTINTMVDQLNAFAGEVTRVAREVGTEGKLGGQAEVRGVAGTWKDLTDTVNVMAANLTEQVRGIVKVVTAVANGDLKQNLTVKSKGEVAALADTINNMTETLATFAEQVTSVAREVGVEGRLGGQANVPGTEGTWKDLTGNVNLLAANLTSQVRAIAEVATAVTKGDLTRSIQVDVRGEVAELKDNINTMIGNLRLTTERNTEQDWLKTNLARFTNMLQGQRDLATVGRLLLTELAPLINAHMGVIYQVDNPENAQLRLLSAYASDSSNPHPQIVQFGEGLIGQCALDKRQRLVSDIPGDAVPINSALMRIMPKNLVVFPVQFENQVKAVIELSSISSFTTSQITFLEQLTDSIGIVLNSIEATMQTEALLKQSQQLAGELQTQQKELQQTNDQLEQKAQQLAERNVDVERKNQEIEQARRALEEKATELSLTSKYKSEFLANMSHELRTPLNSILILGQQLTENPDGNLTGKQVEFARTIHGAGTDLLNLISDILDLSKIESGTVTVDAEEILTSSLLETVGRPFRHEAENRHLSFSIDVDANLARSMVTDSKRLQQVLKNLLSNAFKFTADGGVSLTVSAALGGWSAEHPILNAAPAVVAFEVSDTGIGIPQDKQKLIFEAFQQADAGTSRKYGGTGLGLAISRELAGLLGGEIHLRSAPGKGSTFVLYLPLKYAGPSVALRPQALAMPHTAAPALQSSGAQERVIEQLADDRLDLEPGDTILLIVEDDPHYARVLIDLARDKGFKVLVASRGAEALDLAKQFQPSAVSLDVFLPDMLGWTVLSQLKHNPLTRHIPVQIITLDEDRQHALARGAFSFVNKPTTTEGVSAALSQIKEYARPRRKRLLIVEDNAAEQLSITELLGHEDIEIVTSGTGAGALATLREHPCDCVVLDLRLPDMSGFEVLDHIRKDETLANIPVVVFTGRELSAEEDAELHTMARSIVVKGVESPERLLDETSLFLHRVITELPVEKQRMLEKLNSSDEDLIGKTALLVDDDARNIFALSSVLERRGMKVLTATTGHEAISLVESNPKIAIVLMDIMMPQMDGYQTIGAIRQNPAFARLPIIALTAKAMKGDREKCLEAGASDYLAKPVNTEQLLLAIRMWLHR; encoded by the coding sequence ATGCGCGGCGGCGATTTCTCGGTTCGGATGCGTGGCGACTATCTCGGTATCGACGGCAAGATCGCCGACGCCTTCAACGAAATCGCAGCCGCCAACGAGCGCATGGCGCAGCAATTGGCGCGCGTCGGACAGGTCGTCGGCCGTGAGGGACAGACCCGCCAGCGCGTCAATTTCGGCCTCGCCAGCGGCGCCTGGGCCGACATGGAAAGCTCGGTCAACACCCTGATCGACGATTTGCTGTGGCCGACCCGCGAGGTCACCCGCGCGGTCGCCGCGGTGGCGCAGGGCGACCTGCTGCAGACCGTGCAGCTCGACGTCGAGGGCAGGCCGCTGCGCGGCGAATTCCTGCAGTCGGCGAACATCGTCAACACGATGATCAAGCAGCTCTCGGTGTTTACCTCCGAGGTTACGCGCGTGGCGCGTGAAGTCGGCACCGAGGGCAAGCTCGGCGGCCAAGCCCAGGTGCCGGAAGTGACCGGCGTCTGGAAGGACCTGACCGAGAGCGTCAACTCGATGGCCAACAACCTGACCGGCCAGGTCCGCAACATCGCCGAGGTGACGATCGCAGTCGCCAACGGCGACTTGTCCAAGAAGATCACGGTCGACGTGCGCGGCGAGATCCTGCAGCTGAAGGAAGCCATCAACACGATGGTCGATCAGCTGCGTTCGTTCGCCTCGGAAGTGACGCGCGTGGCGCGCGAGGTCGGCACCGATGGCAAGCTCGGCGGCCAGGCGATCGTGCCCGGCGTTGCCGGCACCTGGAAGGACCTGACCGACTCGGTGAACGCGATGTGCGGCAACCTGACCGCCCAGGTCCGCAACATCGCCAACGTGACCACCGCCGTGGCGCGCGGCGACCTGTCGCGCAAGATCACGGTCGACGTCAGCGGCGAGATCCTCGAGCTGAAGGACACCATCAACACGATGGTGGACCAGCTCAATTCGTTCGCCTCGGAAGTGACGCGCGTGGCGCGCGAAGTCGGCACCGAAGGCAAGCTCGGCGGCCAGGCCCAGGTGCCCGGCGTCGCCGGCACCTGGAAGGACCTGACCGACAACGTCAACTTCATGGCGTCGAACCTGACCGCGCAGGTCCGCAACATCGCCGACGTCGCGACCGCGATCGCAGGCGGCGACCTGTCGAAGAAGATCACGGTGAACGTGTCGGGCGAGATCCTTCAGCTGAAGGAAACGCTCAACACGATGGTCGACCAGCTCAACGCGTTTGCGTCGGAAGTGACGCGCGTGGCGCGCGAGGTCGGCACCGAGGGCAAGCTCGGCGGCCAGGCCAACGTGCTCGGCGTCGCCGGTACCTGGAAGGATTTGACCGACAACGTCAACTTCATGGCGTCGAACCTGACCGCGCAGGTCCGCAATATCGCAGGCGTCACCACCGCGGTCGCCAACGGAGACCTGTCGAAGAAGATCACGGTCGACGTGCGCGGTGAAATCCTCGAGCTGAAGGACACCATCAACACGATGGTGGACCAGCTCAACGCCTTCGCCGGCGAGGTGACGCGCGTGGCGCGCGAGGTCGGCACCGAAGGCAAGCTCGGCGGCCAGGCCGAGGTGCGCGGCGTCGCAGGCACCTGGAAGGATTTGACCGACAGCGTCAACTCGATGGCCTCGAACCTGACCGCCCAGGTCCGCAACATCGCCGAGGTCGCGACCGCGGTGGCGAAGGGCGACCTGTCGAAGAAGATCACCGTGAACGTGTCGGGCGAAATCCTTCAGCTGAAGGAAACGCTCAACACGATGGTCGACCAGCTCAACGCCTTCGCCGGCGAAGTCACGCGCGTCGCGCGCGAGGTCGGCACCGACGGCAAGCTCGGCGGCCAGGCCGAGGTGCCCGGCGTCGCCGGCACCTGGAAGGATTTGACCGACAGCGTCAACTCGATGGCCGGCAACCTGACGGCGCAGGTTCGTAACATCGCCGAGGTCGCGACCGCGATCGCCGGCGGCGACCTGTCGCGCAAGATCACGGTCGACGTGCGTGGCGAGATCCTTCAGCTGAAGGAAACGCTGAATACGATGGTCGACCAGCTCAACCGCTTCGCGGGCGAGGTGACGCGCGTGGCGCGCGAGGTCGGCACCGACGGCAGCCTCGGCGGCCAGGCCAACGTGCCCGGCGTCGCCGGCACCTGGAAGGACCTCACCGACAGCGTCAACTCGATGGCCGGCAACCTCACGGCGCAGGTCCGCAACATCGCCGAAGTGACGACGGCCGTGGCGCGCGGCGACCTGTCGCGCAAGATCACGGTCGACGTGAAGGGCGAAATCCTCGAGCTGAAGAACACCATCAACACGATGGTCGACCAGCTCAACGGCTTCGCTGGTGAAGTCACGCGCGTGGCGCGCGAGGTTGGCACCGAGGGCAAGCTCGGCGGCCAGGCCGAAGTGCCCGGCGTCGCCGGCACCTGGAAGGACCTCACCGACAACGTCAACTTCATGGCGTCGAATCTCACGGCGCAGGTCCGCAACATCGCCGAGGTCGCGACCGCGATCGCTGGCGGCGATCTGTCGAAGAAGATCACGGTGGATGTCCGCGGCGAGATCCTGCTGCTCAAGGACACCTTGAACACGATGGTCGAGCAGCTGCGCTCGTTCGCCGCCGAAGTGACGCGCGTGGCGCGCGAGGTCGGCACCGAGGGGCGGCTGGGCGGCCAGGCCGTGGTGCCCGGCGTCGGCGGCACCTGGAAGGACCTCACCGACAACGTCAACCTCCTGGCCGCGAACCTGACCACGCAGGTCCGCAACATCGCGGAAGTGACGACCGCCGTCGCGCGCGGCGACCTGTCGCGCAAGATCACGGTCGACGTGAAGGGCGAAATCCTCGAGCTGAAGAACACCATCAACACGATGGTGGACCAGCTCAACGCCTTCGCCGGCGAGGTGACGCGCGTCGCGCGCGAGGTCGGCACCGAGGGCAAGCTGGGCGGTCAGGCCGAGGTGCGCGGCGTTGCCGGTACCTGGAAGGATTTGACCGACACCGTCAACGTCATGGCGGCGAACCTGACCGAGCAGGTGCGCGGCATCGTCAAGGTGGTGACCGCGGTCGCCAATGGCGACCTGAAGCAGAACCTGACGGTGAAGTCGAAGGGCGAGGTGGCCGCGCTCGCCGACACCATCAACAACATGACCGAGACGCTTGCGACCTTCGCCGAACAGGTGACCAGCGTGGCGCGCGAGGTCGGCGTCGAGGGCCGGCTCGGCGGTCAGGCCAACGTGCCCGGCACCGAAGGCACCTGGAAGGATCTGACCGGCAACGTCAACCTGCTGGCAGCCAACCTGACCTCCCAGGTGCGCGCGATCGCGGAAGTGGCGACCGCCGTGACCAAGGGCGACCTGACGCGCTCGATCCAGGTCGACGTGCGCGGCGAAGTCGCGGAGCTGAAGGACAACATCAACACGATGATTGGCAACCTCCGTCTCACCACGGAGCGCAACACCGAGCAGGACTGGCTGAAGACCAATCTGGCGCGCTTCACCAACATGCTGCAGGGCCAGCGCGATCTTGCGACCGTCGGCCGCCTGCTGCTGACCGAGCTGGCGCCGCTGATCAACGCGCATATGGGCGTGATCTACCAGGTCGACAATCCCGAGAATGCGCAGCTGCGCTTGCTGTCGGCCTATGCCAGCGACAGCAGCAATCCGCATCCGCAAATCGTCCAGTTCGGCGAAGGACTGATCGGCCAGTGCGCACTCGACAAGCGCCAGCGCCTCGTCTCGGACATTCCCGGCGATGCGGTGCCGATCAATTCGGCGCTGATGCGGATCATGCCGAAGAATCTCGTTGTCTTCCCAGTGCAGTTCGAGAACCAGGTCAAGGCGGTGATCGAGCTGTCCTCGATCTCGTCGTTCACGACATCGCAGATCACCTTCCTCGAACAGCTGACCGACAGCATCGGCATCGTGCTCAACAGCATCGAGGCGACGATGCAGACCGAGGCGCTGCTCAAGCAGTCGCAGCAGCTCGCCGGCGAATTGCAGACCCAGCAGAAGGAGTTGCAGCAGACCAACGACCAGCTCGAGCAGAAGGCCCAGCAGCTTGCCGAGCGCAACGTCGACGTCGAACGCAAGAACCAGGAGATCGAGCAGGCCCGCCGCGCGCTGGAGGAGAAGGCGACCGAGCTGTCGCTGACCTCGAAGTACAAGTCCGAATTCCTCGCCAACATGTCGCACGAGCTGCGCACGCCGCTGAACTCGATCCTGATCCTGGGCCAGCAGCTCACCGAGAATCCGGACGGCAATCTGACCGGCAAGCAGGTCGAGTTCGCCCGCACCATTCATGGCGCCGGCACCGACCTCCTGAACCTGATCAGCGACATCCTCGATCTGTCCAAGATCGAGTCCGGCACGGTGACGGTCGATGCCGAGGAAATCCTCACCTCGAGCCTGCTCGAGACCGTCGGGCGGCCGTTCCGGCACGAGGCGGAGAACCGGCATCTCTCCTTCAGCATCGATGTCGACGCCAACCTTGCGCGCAGCATGGTGACCGACTCCAAGCGGCTGCAGCAGGTGCTGAAGAACCTGTTGTCGAATGCGTTCAAGTTCACGGCAGACGGCGGCGTCAGCCTGACCGTGTCGGCCGCACTCGGCGGCTGGAGCGCCGAGCATCCGATCCTGAACGCGGCGCCCGCCGTCGTCGCATTCGAAGTGTCGGATACCGGCATCGGCATTCCCCAAGACAAGCAGAAGCTGATCTTCGAGGCGTTTCAGCAGGCCGATGCCGGCACCAGCCGCAAATATGGCGGCACGGGCCTTGGCCTTGCCATCAGCCGCGAGCTGGCCGGCCTGCTTGGCGGCGAGATTCATCTGCGAAGCGCGCCGGGCAAAGGCTCGACCTTTGTGCTCTATCTGCCGCTGAAATATGCCGGACCGTCGGTGGCCCTGCGCCCGCAGGCGCTGGCGATGCCGCACACGGCGGCGCCGGCGCTGCAGTCGTCGGGCGCACAGGAGCGCGTGATCGAGCAGTTGGCGGACGACCGGCTCGATCTCGAGCCGGGCGACACGATCCTCTTGATCGTCGAGGACGACCCGCATTACGCGCGGGTGCTGATCGATCTGGCGCGCGACAAGGGCTTCAAGGTGCTGGTCGCAAGCCGCGGCGCCGAGGCGCTGGATCTCGCCAAGCAGTTCCAGCCGAGCGCGGTTTCGCTCGACGTCTTTCTGCCCGACATGCTGGGCTGGACGGTGCTGAGCCAGCTCAAGCACAATCCGCTCACTCGTCACATTCCGGTCCAGATCATTACACTCGACGAGGACCGGCAACATGCGCTGGCGCGCGGCGCCTTCTCCTTCGTCAACAAACCGACCACGACCGAGGGCGTCAGCGCGGCGCTATCGCAGATCAAGGAATACGCCAGACCGCGTCGCAAGCGTCTGCTGATTGTGGAGGACAATGCGGCGGAGCAGCTCAGCATCACCGAGTTGCTCGGCCACGAGGATATCGAGATCGTGACCAGCGGAACCGGGGCAGGGGCGCTCGCAACGTTGCGCGAGCATCCGTGCGACTGTGTGGTGCTCGATCTGCGCCTGCCCGACATGAGCGGCTTCGAGGTGCTGGATCATATCCGCAAGGACGAGACGCTCGCCAATATTCCCGTTGTCGTGTTTACGGGGCGGGAACTTTCGGCCGAAGAGGACGCGGAACTGCACACGATGGCGCGCAGCATCGTCGTCAAGGGTGTGGAGTCGCCGGAACGTCTGCTCGACGAAACGTCACTGTTCCTGCACCGTGTGATCACGGAATTGCCTGTCGAAAAACAGAGGATGCTGGAGAAGCTCAATAGTTCCGATGAGGATCTTATTGGCAAGACCGCGCTCCTGGTCGACGACGACGCCCGCAACATCTTCGCGCTGTCGAGTGTGCTGGAGCGGCGAGGTATGAAGGTGTTGACTGCGACAACCGGTCACGAGGCGATTTCGCTGGTCGAGTCCAATCCGAAGATCGCGATCGTGCTGATGGACATCATGATGCCGCAGATGGACGGTTACCAGACCATCGGCGCCATCCGGCAAAATCCCGCCTTTGCGCGGCTGCCGATCATCGCGCTGACCGCGAAGGCGATGAAAGGTGACCGGGAGAAATGCCTGGAAGCAGGCGCATCCGATTATCTGGCGAAACCCGTGAACACCGAGCAACTGCTGCTGGCGATCCGCATGTGGCTGCACCGCTGA